Proteins encoded in a region of the Bombyx mori chromosome 23, ASM3026992v2 genome:
- the LOC101744911 gene encoding BRISC complex subunit FAM175B produces the protein MAYTEKVSLSGTALSFLLYECVNSGCSQEGFLVGDITSQITNHISDSQSDNARLDTQIVIRTVLPLPSVSLFYFPTGRIKEEVLSELLSNTAKEIVGWYKYRKNTNIKPTFRDKLIAKGLQKYFEKYHGKKTFVTCNLTNRTSSAASTHTFTYRFGKINCFDMYEYIEDVTGNLGEKVTGYKRAHQLPANCVFNKIVKETNVQNTNTTEAILSIQEAVDVRLMMEAKIAAKNESTIRELQAEIKQMTSILTDKQSVELYASYSKMIEEETQRQKADMVKACAEALKAPQKLDMMTINNLKNMASTSGQSAQGESTAGVDDVPSDRNPSPCLITTSPTKQILNYAAALKNRSDMPSTSKDTTMSEDLITFDVEDRRYIKKTIVLNNDVKCFGDSSPEY, from the exons ATGGCTTACACAGAAAAGGTGTCGCTTAGCGGCACCGCACTGTCATTTTTGTTATATGAATGTGTAAATTCAGGATGCAGTCAG GAAGGTTTTCTAGTTGGAGATATAACATCTCAAATAACCAATCACATATCAGACTCTCAAAGTGATAATGCAAGGCTTGATACTCAAATCGTTATTAGAACTGTATTACCGCTGCCTTCGGTGTCACTTTTCTATTTTCCAACTGGAAGAATAAAAGAAGAAGTGTTGTCTGAATTACTCTCTAATACTGCCAAAGAAATTGTTGGATGGTACAAATATAGAAAGAATACCAACATCAAACCTACATTTCGAGATAAGTTAATTGCAAAAGGTCTACAAAAATACTTTGAAAAATATCATGGGAAGAAAACATTTGTAACTTGCAATCTAACAAACAGAACATCTTCTGCTGCATCAACCCACACATTTACTTACAGATTTGGAAAAATCAATTGTTTTGATATGTATGAATATATTGAAGATGTCACAGGTAATTTAGGTGAAAAAGTAACAGGCTACAAAAGAGCACATCAACTACCAGCAAATTGTGtattcaataaaattgtaaaagaaaCAAATGTTCAGAATACAAACACAACTGAAGCAATACTGAGCATACAAGAAGCAGTTGATGTTAGGTTGATGATGGAAGCAAAAATTGCAGCAAAAAATGAAAGCACAATCAGGGAACTTCAggcagaaataaaacaaatgacttCTATTTTGACCGACAAACAGTCAGTAGAATTGTATGCTTCATATAGTAAAATGATTGAAGAAGAGACTCAGAGACAGAAAGCTGATATGGTTAAAGCTTGTGCGGAAGCCTTGAAAGCACCACAAAAACTAGATATGATGACCATCAACAATCTCAAAAATATGGCATCGACTAGCGGTCAATCGGCACAAGGAGAAAGTACAGCAGGTGTGGATGATGTTCCCAGTGATCGAAACCCAAGTCCATGCTTAATAACTACAAGTCCAACAAAGCAAATACTCAATTATGCAGCAGCTCTAAAAAATAGAAGTGACATGCCATCAACAAGT AAAGACACTACAATGAGTGAAGACTTAATTACATTTGATGTGGAAGACAgaagatatataaaaaagacTATTGTTTTAAACAATGATGTGAAGTGTTTTGGTGATAGTTCACCAGAGTACTAA